Part of the Fusobacterium sp. IOR10 genome is shown below.
AGAAATAGAATTTTAATTTATAGCAATTTAACAAAAATAAAAATTCCTTCAGCATAAAGCTGAAGGAACAAAAACATTATTTATTTTTTTATTTTTCTCCACCAACACCAGTTGACAAAGAACCAATAAAAAATGCTACCTTAGGTAGTATTTTTTTATTTTTCCAATATTTTAATTTTATCACCAATTTCTTTTTTAAAGTTTTTATATAAATAAAAAGCAACTAAAAATCCTCCAGTATCCCCTATTATTTGAGTACCAGGTAGTCCGTAAAAACCTATTAATTTAGGAAGAACTAATATAACAGGAATAAAGAAAAATCCTTGCCTAGATGATGTTGTTAAAAAGGCATAGAATCCTTTTCCTAAACTTTGGAATAAAGTAGTTATAATTATTTGGAAACCATTAAGAGAAAAAGTTAAAGCAGAACCTCTTAAAAACAAACTTCCATAATTAATTATATTTGGATCTTTTGTAAATAAAGCAATTAAATATTTAGCAAAAATAAAGAAAACAACTGATGATATTACTGAAAAATAATTTGCTAATTTTAAAGTATAGCCAATGGATTCCTTAACTCTTTGAAATTTCTTAGCCCCATAATTATATGCAACTATTGGTTGTAAAGCTTGACCTAGTCCAAATAAAACAAAAACATTTAGAGAATTTATTCTCATAGCTACTCCTAAACCTGCAATGGCCTCAGGACCAAATAATGAAGCAGCAGAATTAACAAGGGCAACAGCTAAACTAACAAGTATTTGTCTTATAAATGATGGGAATCCCATTGTTAATAGCTCTTTAAACATTTTAAATTTAAAACTAACTTCTTTAATTTTAAATTTAATTATTGAATTGTTTTTCAAATAAAAACTTAACAAAAATACAGTTGATACAAATTGAGATAATCCAGTTGCTATAGCAGCCCCAGAAACTCCCAAATGAAAATGAAATATAAATAAGGGATCTAAAATAACATTAACAAGGGCTCCTAAATTTAGAGCATGCATACTATATTTAGCATTTCCTTCTCCCCTTATACTATTGTTAAGGGCCATATTAAGAGTTGTAAATGGAGCTGCAAGAAATATCCATCTTATAAAGTTTTTAAAGTAGATTTTTAATATTCCATTTATTCCAAAAATTTTAGAGATAAATTCAGTATTGAAAAATCCAAATATTCCAATTACTATTCCAACAAAAAAGGTGAAAACTATTACTGTGGAAAAAATAGAATTAGCTTTGGAGAACTTTTTTTCTCCTAGGGTTCTAGAAAGTAAAGCTCCAAGTCCAATTCCAAGTGTTAAAGCAATGGCAGTGATTATCATAATTGTGGGGAAAGCAATTGATACAGCTCCTAAGGCATAGGGATCATTTAGCTTACCAACAAAAAAAGTATCCACAATATTGTAAATAGCATTAACTAACATACCAGTGATGGCTGGAAAAGCCAAGGATTTAACAAGAATTGGTATAGGTTCTGTTTCTAATTTTAAATTGTTTTTCATATAACCTCCATAGTTAATATATATTCTTATATAATATAAAAAAAACAAAATTAATGCAAGAATTTATTTTATAAATAATGTATAAATGATATAATAATTTAAGATTAATAAAGAATTAAATAGGGTAGGTACTTAATGAATAAAAAAGCAGAAAAAATAAGAGAATTACAGGAAAAAATAAAGAAATATAATGAATATTATTATAGTAAAAATGAAAGTTTAGTTTCAGATGTGGAATATGATAAACTTTTAAAAGATTTAGAATTATTAGAGGCTGGAAATGAACAATATAAAATTTTTGATTCTCCAACTTTGCAAGTGGGATCTAGTTTAAGTAATACCAAATTTAAAAAGATTCAGCATAAAAAACCAATGTTAAGTTTATCTAATAGTTATAATGTAACAGATATTGATAATTTTATAAAAAGAACAGAGAAAAGTATATACAAAGAAATGAATATTGAAAATAAACTATCTTATATTTTAGAAGTTAAGTTAGATGGTCTTTCTATCAGTGTTATATATAAAAAAGGAAAATTAGTTCAGGCAGTTACAAGGGGAGACGGGAAAATAGGAGAAGATGTAACGGAAAATGTTATGCAGATAAAATCAATTCCACATTTTTTAGATGAGGATATTGATTTAGAAGCAAGGGGAGAAGTTGTCTTACCTTTAAGTAAATTTATAAAAATAAATAAAGAAAGATTAGAAAATGGTGAAGAAGTTTTTGCTAATCCTAGAAATGCAGCAAGTGGAACTCTTAGGCAGTTAGATGCTAAAGTAGTAAAAAAAAGGGAACTAGATTGCTATTTTTATTTTATAGTAGAACCTTTAGAATATGGGTTAACTACTCACAAGGAAGTTTTGGAATTTATAAAAAATAAAGGGTTAAAAACAACAGATATTGGAGAAAAAATTTCAACTGTGGAAGAATTAGATGAAAGAATAAAATACTGGGAAAAGGAAAAAAATAAATTAGACTATGAAACAGATGGAATGGTTATAAAGGTTAATGAAATTCAATATTGGAATACTTTAGGAAATACTACAAAAAGTCCAAGATGGGCAATTGCATATAAATTTCCAGCAA
Proteins encoded:
- a CDS encoding MATE family efflux transporter → MKNNLKLETEPIPILVKSLAFPAITGMLVNAIYNIVDTFFVGKLNDPYALGAVSIAFPTIMIITAIALTLGIGLGALLSRTLGEKKFSKANSIFSTVIVFTFFVGIVIGIFGFFNTEFISKIFGINGILKIYFKNFIRWIFLAAPFTTLNMALNNSIRGEGNAKYSMHALNLGALVNVILDPLFIFHFHLGVSGAAIATGLSQFVSTVFLLSFYLKNNSIIKFKIKEVSFKFKMFKELLTMGFPSFIRQILVSLAVALVNSAASLFGPEAIAGLGVAMRINSLNVFVLFGLGQALQPIVAYNYGAKKFQRVKESIGYTLKLANYFSVISSVVFFIFAKYLIALFTKDPNIINYGSLFLRGSALTFSLNGFQIIITTLFQSLGKGFYAFLTTSSRQGFFFIPVILVLPKLIGFYGLPGTQIIGDTGGFLVAFYLYKNFKKEIGDKIKILEK